The region TCATAGTATGCAGAGCATTCTCAAAAAACATTGACTCACCAAGTATGTCTTCCGATTTGAAGAAATCCAGAGTGAGTTCTTTTCCGTCATCAGATATTTTAAACACTCTAACTCGCCCGGATTTGATTAAATAAATACTATCTGCCGCTTCACCTTCCCGGAAAACAAACTCATTCTTTTTATAAATCTTCTTAATCGCTAACTTTCCGACTTCTTCCCGTTCGGCCGGAGTTAACGCAGAAAAAATCTCTAAGTCTTTCATACATTTTGTTTTCACAAGCTCCTCAGCTCCTCTGCCTGCAATTTTTATTTTTTTGCTCTTCATTCGTTATATTAGATTCTATTTCCTGCTAATAATCATTCAAATATACCAGGCGATCTGAGCAAACCACCCAAAATAAAAAAGGACCGGTATCATCCTATAATACCAATCCTCTTACTCTTTAGAACCCAACATACCGGGGTAATGCGTTTTAGTTTTTTAGCTGTTGGTTGAGTCTCTGTCGCTGTACCCGAAACCTGGCGACCGCTGTTTGCAGACCCTGCGCCAGCTTCGCCAGCTCATGGCTTGAAGTTGCAATTTTCTCCATGGAGGCCAGTTGTTCTTCGGTGGCAGCCGAAACGTGCCTTGAATTGTGCCTAATTGGACCGGACTTATTCCAACCCCGGATGAATTATGATAATTTATTAACTCAATTTCAAATTCTGTATCGCTAAGAAACCTTCGACGAGTAATAACTTGATTATTTGACTGGTCATATTTAAATATAATTCTTAGTATCATTGATGGCCTGTCATCATCAAGAATAAACTCAATAGAATCGTTTTTGTCGATTACCAGCGATCCAGACAAATACACATCTTTGCCACTAACCTTGGTTTGCATAGGTTCACCTCAGATGGAATAATTCTCCATCAAAATATGAATTCCTGGGTATTAAACAGTGTTTTAATCAAGCCTTCGTCATTGGCGGCATGTGCCTTGATACGGCCGTTTTGCTCGGCAACTTTATGGTAGTTCACAACCAGCGGCGGCACCAATGATGACCAATAGTACTACTGGTCTCATATTGAGCTTTTTGTAAATGGGCAGCATAGCCGGTATCGTCACCAGCGGGGTGGACGCCAATGCGCCGTCAAGATGGGCAATTGCAGCAATGAGTGCTGTCGCTATTGTGACTAAAATTACATTGCTTCCTGCCTTTTTCACTACAAAATTAACAAACGGATCAAACATGCCTACGTCAGTCATCACACCGAAATAGACAATTGAGAAGATAAATAAGATAGCGATGGGCATCGTGGTACCTACGCCCGATTGGATAAATTTTGCTATTTCCGGCACCCCGGCTCCCGCTGCAAGAGCAGCTATCAAAGGAGTAAGTAATGATGAAAACAGGTGCAGGTGTTGTCTTTTCTTGCAGTAGTAAATAGATGATTACTGCTACCATAAGAAATCCGAGAATTGCTAACATGCCTTTTCCTTCTTAAGATTTTCCACCGTATGGTGTAGTGGGTGTCTTCATAATCATGATCAAGGATTCCAGTACACATCCAATAAGTCCATGACATGTGCATAAGGTTGGCGCCATATCTTTTATCAATTGGGTACAGAGCAAATTTGTCCATTTAATAAGTCAGCAAACCGTCACTCGACTCAACACAAATGTCCTTATCAAACAGTCGCTATCAAACGGCAGATACTTTAAACCGCACGGTAAAATCACTGCCTGTGGGGCCAGTCCGCACTTGAATAGTCCCCTGGTGACTGTCGGCGATACGGTAACACACCGGCAGGCCTAAACCTGTGCCATATTCTTTGGTGGTGAAAAACGGCGTCCCCAGTTTTTCCAGGAGATTGGGCGGTATCCCTTGCCCTTGGTCCCGGACCGAGAGAATTACGGCGCCGTTGTCCGCATAAGTGCAGATGGTAACTGTCCCGCCGCGTGGCGAAGCTTCCAAACCGTTGCGCACCAAATTGAGCAGCAGTTGCCGCATCTGTTTCTCATCCATATATAAGTCTGGCACCGTTCCCAGTTCCAGCTTGACGTGTTTCGCGGAACCGGCTGCTTCGGCCTGCAACAGCGGCGATATCGCCTCAATAATTTGATTCAGGTTGCCTGTCTTGAAATCAACAAAGCCGTGCTTGCTTAGTGAAAGATATTCGGTAATAATCTGGTTCGCGCGGTCCAGTTCATCCGTCATCATCTGAAACTGGTCCTTATATTTTGTAAAATCACCCTTTCCACTGATGTGTTGCAGATAGCCCCGCACCACCGTCATGGGATTTCTGATCTCATGCGCGATATTGGCCGCCATCTGGCCCACAACATTCAGCCGGTCCAGGCGGGAAATCTCGTATTCCATGTTCTTGCGCTCGGTAACATCACGAATAATCCCCTCTACCGCCAAGATGTTCCCTGAATCATCCACCACCGGTACACATTTCTGCTCAACCCAGATTTCACTCCGGTCCTGGCAGATAATCCTAAAACTCGTAAAAACCGTGCCGGAAACCGACAGGTTGGCCAGCTGAGCTTTCAGCCGGGCCCGGTCTTCCTGATGAACGACGCTGAACAGCAACTTCTGATCAGTATAAAATGCATCGGGACTGTATCCGGTCACCACAAAAACAGACGGACTGACATACTCCAGCCTGCGCTTCGGCTTAAGCCGGTACAGGTAAATTACATCAGCTGCATTCTCCGCCAGCAGGCGATACTGCCGTTCCTTCTCCTCCAGCGTTTGCCTGTATCGTTCCTGTTCCTTCGCTGCGGCCGCCAATTCGTTGACCATATGATTAAAACTCCGTGACAGCATTCCTATTTCATCATCCCGCCCGCGCCCGGAAAGAATCTCATCAGGAAAACCGCCCTCGGCCACCTTACGGGCACAGGCGGCCAGTTCGGTAAGCGGCCGGGTAATATCGGTAGCCACCCAGGCGACCAAACCGAAAACAGCAACTATGGAAAAACCGACGAACACCAGCCAGATGGGCAACAGGGAACGCTGAACCTCAGCTGCCACTTCCGCCGCGTCAACCAGGCACAACACCTTCCAGCCGATAGTGGGATCGACATTAATGTAGACCAGCTTGTCCGTTCCGTCCCAAGTCACTTGCCTGATTTGCCCGTGGGCGCTCTCCAGGCCCGATAATCCCGGTATACTAAGTTCGGCCGGCGTCTTCAGAAGCCACTCGGCATGCTTGGGACTGACAACAATTTTGTCGTTTTCGTTCAGTAGCATGACATGGCCTGTTCGTCCAAATTTCTTGGTGTTAAGTTCCTGGGTCAGCATATCCAGACTCCAGCCCCAGACTATAACACCAAGCGGTTTTTCAACCGGTCCCACGGTCTGCGATACAGACAGCACCATCCGGTTGCCGACCTGCAGGTACGGGTCAGACACCACCGGCCTGCCCGGGTTGGCCATAGCTGCCGTGTACCAGGGCCGCACCCGCGGATCATAGCGCCCGGCTGTGGGAACATAGGTATAAGGCAGGTAGCCGCCCTCCTCTGTACCGATGGCAACCCCCAGCACCTTATCATGGGTCTTGAGAAAGATAAGCAGGTGCTGTAGTTCCTGCTCGGTCATTTTACCGGGCATTTTGTCGCAAAAATCCCCGCCCAGCCGTCTGATCAGCGCCTCAGTACGCTTATCCCCGGCCAGCATGGCGACATCCTCCTTGGCCGTCGCCAGGATTCTGTCGCTAATTTTAGCCTGCACGCCGGCTGCATACTCCTGCGCCAACTTGTTGAAGTCGGCCCGCACACTTTTTTCCGCCATACAGATGACAAAAATTCCGCATAAGGTGTAAGAAACCGTGCAAGCCAAAAATACCCCGGCCAGTAATCTCTGTTTGATTGACTTAAACAAATTCATGAAGCTCACTCACCCATAATCAAAATCCGCAACCAACGGGTGATATCTCAGGCAAGCACTGCGTTTTCAGCGCATTATCGCGTAGCTGCTATAAGCATTATTCTCCGCCAAAGGAAAACACTCCTGCCCCCACAGTCAAATATTAACAAAGCGGTATTTTTGTAATCAAACAAAAAACAGCGGTTTAGAGCGCCGCTTGTCCGGGATGCCCCCGGCGGGTCCGGCGCAAGAACCCTCCGGCTGCCGCCCGCAAATCTTCAGGCATGATCACCCCGTCCAACAGTTCTTGATCAAGCAGCCTCTGGACGTCCGCTCCTGCTTTGGGTAAATTGCCGTAATCACCTTTCTCCGACACCGGCACCGCCTGTTCACGGGCCATTCGCTCTATTGTTTCCGCACCGTAGACACCAACAGCCGCGTCAGGAAAAGCCAAAAACAATTCGGTATCAAATCCCGGTCCGGCCATCGCATACAAGCCGCCGGTGAAAGCCTTGCGCGTCACGACACACATTTTTTTGACTGTAGTCCGGGCCAGGACAGCGAACAACTCTGCTCCGGCTTTAACAATGCCGCTCCGTTCAGCATCAACGCCAATCATAAGACCGGGAACATCTGCCAGAAACAACAGGGGAATGCCATAGGCATCGCATAACGAAACAAACCGGCTTATTTTCCGGCAGGTCGCGGCAAACAGAATTCCTCCGTTGCAGGCGGAATTGTTGGCGACAATCCCCACAGCAAGGCCCTCCACCCTCGCCAAACCGGTGATCACTTCGCCGGCGAAGCTTTCTTTCAGTTCCAGCAAAGACCCGGCGTCGATAAAACTGTCGATAAGCCCGCGCATGTTAAACGGCCTGTTCTTGGCCACTGTAACTCCCCTTCCCGGAACCATGCCGGCGGGCGGGTACGCCGTTCCTTCCGGCACATAACCTCCGGCCCGGGAGGGAAAATAAGAAAGATACCGGCGGGCCCAAGCGATAGCCTCTTCTTCCCGGTTGACAACCTTATCAACCGTTCCCGATACTTCACTGTGAACGGCGGCTCCGCCCAGATCGTCAAAAGCAACTTCTTCTCCCACCATCTCCCGGACCACATCCGGACGCCCCATGCACAGACCGGCTTGTCCTGTCATTACCGCCGCATCGCTCAGCGCGACAGGAAAAGCCTGAGCGGAAGCCACTCTGCCCAAAAGCAGGGAAACAACCGGCACGACTGCTGACAGTCTGGCCTGCAAGCAATATACCCGCCCCATGCCGCGCCGGTCAGTCAACAAACGGAAGTAGTCGCCGCTGAGCGGCGTGCCGCCTCTCCCTCCGGACAGAGCAGGAGTATCATGGAAAAAAACTAATGGGTATTGATCTTTGGCCACCTGCTC is a window of Sporomusaceae bacterium ACPt DNA encoding:
- the citM gene encoding Mg(2+)/citrate complex secondary transporter, with translation MPEIAKFIQSGVGTTMPIAILFIFSIVYFGVMTDVGMFDPFVNFVVKKAGSNVILVTIATALIAAIAHLDGALASTPLVTIPAMLPIYKKLNMRPVVLLVIIGAAAGCELP
- a CDS encoding Methylmalonyl-CoA carboxyltransferase 12S subunit is translated as MDITRQRIAQLVDDNSFFEISPETGAMAVAGTGRIHGRPVFVLAFQSAPFQPDAVFDTVQKIVAFLEQVAKDQYPLVFFHDTPALSGGRGGTPLSGDYFRLLTDRRGMGRVYCLQARLSAVVPVVSLLLGRVASAQAFPVALSDAAVMTGQAGLCMGRPDVVREMVGEEVAFDDLGGAAVHSEVSGTVDKVVNREEEAIAWARRYLSYFPSRAGGYVPEGTAYPPAGMVPGRGVTVAKNRPFNMRGLIDSFIDAGSLLELKESFAGEVITGLARVEGLAVGIVANNSACNGGILFAATCRKISRFVSLCDAYGIPLLFLADVPGLMIGVDAERSGIVKAGAELFAVLARTTVKKMCVVTRKAFTGGLYAMAGPGFDTELFLAFPDAAVGVYGAETIERMAREQAVPVSEKGDYGNLPKAGADVQRLLDQELLDGVIMPEDLRAAAGGFLRRTRRGHPGQAAL
- the sasA_7 gene encoding Adaptive-response sensory-kinase SasA, whose translation is MNLFKSIKQRLLAGVFLACTVSYTLCGIFVICMAEKSVRADFNKLAQEYAAGVQAKISDRILATAKEDVAMLAGDKRTEALIRRLGGDFCDKMPGKMTEQELQHLLIFLKTHDKVLGVAIGTEEGGYLPYTYVPTAGRYDPRVRPWYTAAMANPGRPVVSDPYLQVGNRMVLSVSQTVGPVEKPLGVIVWGWSLDMLTQELNTKKFGRTGHVMLLNENDKIVVSPKHAEWLLKTPAELSIPGLSGLESAHGQIRQVTWDGTDKLVYINVDPTIGWKVLCLVDAAEVAAEVQRSLLPIWLVFVGFSIVAVFGLVAWVATDITRPLTELAACARKVAEGGFPDEILSGRGRDDEIGMLSRSFNHMVNELAAAAKEQERYRQTLEEKERQYRLLAENAADVIYLYRLKPKRRLEYVSPSVFVVTGYSPDAFYTDQKLLFSVVHQEDRARLKAQLANLSVSGTVFTSFRIICQDRSEIWVEQKCVPVVDDSGNILAVEGIIRDVTERKNMEYEISRLDRLNVVGQMAANIAHEIRNPMTVVRGYLQHISGKGDFTKYKDQFQMMTDELDRANQIITEYLSLSKHGFVDFKTGNLNQIIEAISPLLQAEAAGSAKHVKLELGTVPDLYMDEKQMRQLLLNLVRNGLEASPRGGTVTICTYADNGAVILSVRDQGQGIPPNLLEKLGTPFFTTKEYGTGLGLPVCYRIADSHQGTIQVRTGPTGSDFTVRFKVSAV